A window of Blautia argi genomic DNA:
TTTCTGGCGGTTGTCCGAATGATGGAAAGTTTGGATCAGTATTTAATGAGCAGAGATTGCCTTTTGCTAAATCCGGCATACATTTATCAGAATCTGGATACAGAGGATTATCTGTTTATGTGGTTTCCACTGGGAGAAGAATGCGCAGATAAAGAATTTCAGAATTTAACAGAATATATACTTCCCCGTATTGATCATCAGGACGAGGCTGCAGTAACAATGGGCTATAGTGTTTATAAAGAGGCTGTGGAGATTGGGCTGAAAACGGAACGTATAAAGGAACATATTTACGGAGGCATGCAGGAAAAGAAGGAAAGCAGAAAGGAAGATTCCGGGGACAGGGAAGATACGCAGAAGGAATGGGAACGTCAAAAAATTCTGGATAATTTTTATAATGATGAAGAGGAGGCTGAAGACAGATTTTCTTTAAAAGAAAAGATTTTTGCAGGCACGGGTTTGACCTTGATTTTGGCCTTATTTTTCTTACTGCGTAATGTGACTGGAATTTCCATAGGGAAGATTTGTCTTGTCGTTGCTGTATTTATAGCTATTCTGGGTGGAGGAGCAGGAATCTGGTATTTTTTGGAGAGTCGAAGGAAAGAAGGACGGGGATGGGATAAATCGTATAAAAACATTGGTACTGAAGAAGATGAGGAAGAGGGAGAAGAAGAAACAGAGGGGCGTGAAAGTGGGGAGTTTATACCGGTGGTACAGCCGGATTACGAAGAG
This region includes:
- a CDS encoding DUF6382 domain-containing protein, which translates into the protein MEVSYKRSMSCNYIILQGSEGEALKTYQTRILLENQMPGLLPCKHQKIDGKEHFYYEITGCQTLYHLFENRKFSRKNLETLFLAVVRMMESLDQYLMSRDCLLLNPAYIYQNLDTEDYLFMWFPLGEECADKEFQNLTEYILPRIDHQDEAAVTMGYSVYKEAVEIGLKTERIKEHIYGGMQEKKESRKEDSGDREDTQKEWERQKILDNFYNDEEEAEDRFSLKEKIFAGTGLTLILALFFLLRNVTGISIGKICLVVAVFIAILGGGAGIWYFLESRRKEGRGWDKSYKNIGTEEDEEEGEEETEGRESGEFIPVVQPDYEEVGKTVVLYGEKESMPYLRQADTEYGRQYFLQKEVNLIGKKRECVDIWLNIPTVSRIHAKIVRKAEGDFLVDLNSRNGTLLNGRYLNPEEEYLLEDGSTLVFAESRFVYCGS